Proteins from a genomic interval of Deltaproteobacteria bacterium:
- a CDS encoding class I SAM-dependent methyltransferase, which produces MGVEREFDQRFKTAVEKNFDQSADAYDRFEERHHLFETLTRRQLELIEPSRPERTLDVGCGTGISTLALHQAMAGRSPNIYAIDISERMLLRARERCKSLPGVYFIRGDAEKLSAYFNESFDAIFYTASIFLLPGFAESLRQASHLLVPGGVLSISYYAGLFNKKGDDAIRKAFPDRKYQYGAVPIGELVSCLESLPRTRTTRVDFRFEVSRDFLFDFLSIPAQSSGLFPKIPYLERIPKVRELCDLLVKRVDPVFMGWEFLISRKR; this is translated from the coding sequence ATGGGCGTCGAGAGGGAATTCGATCAACGTTTCAAGACGGCGGTCGAGAAGAACTTCGACCAGAGTGCCGACGCATACGACCGCTTCGAGGAGCGGCACCATCTTTTCGAAACGCTGACGAGACGGCAACTCGAACTGATCGAGCCGTCGAGGCCGGAGAGAACCCTCGATGTCGGCTGCGGAACGGGAATCTCCACGTTGGCCCTCCATCAGGCCATGGCCGGGAGGTCGCCGAACATCTACGCGATCGACATCAGCGAACGGATGCTCCTGCGGGCGAGGGAACGATGCAAGTCCTTGCCGGGGGTCTATTTCATCCGGGGAGACGCGGAAAAGCTTTCGGCGTATTTCAACGAGTCGTTCGACGCGATTTTCTACACGGCCTCGATTTTCCTCCTGCCCGGATTCGCCGAATCGCTGCGGCAGGCGAGCCACCTCCTTGTCCCGGGCGGGGTGCTGTCGATCAGCTACTACGCGGGCCTGTTCAACAAAAAAGGGGACGACGCCATACGGAAGGCGTTCCCCGATCGGAAATACCAGTATGGCGCGGTCCCGATCGGGGAACTCGTTTCGTGCCTGGAATCGTTGCCGAGGACGCGGACCACGCGAGTCGATTTCCGTTTCGAGGTCAGCCGGGATTTCCTGTTCGACTTCCTTTCGATCCCGGCGCAATCTTCCGGGCTTTTTCCGAAAATCCCGTACCTCGAACGGATTCCGAAAGTCCGCGAATTGTGCGATCTCCTGGTGAAGAGGGTGGACCCGGTTTTTATGGGGTGGGAGTTCCTGATCTCGCGAAAACGGTAA